One Pleurocapsa sp. PCC 7327 DNA segment encodes these proteins:
- a CDS encoding endo alpha-1,4 polygalactosaminidase: MRASARRAIAIFFLVTILLGCRIDGKPIDFNAIADGNWFRPAIETSWQWQLVGTVNTSYNVEVYDIDLINASPELIANLHSQGKKVICYFSAGTVENFRPDATRFKPTEIGKALDDYPDERWLDIRSPNVGKIIISRLDLAVQKHCDGVEPDNVDGYINNTGFHLTYEEQLAFNRFIANEAHKRSLSVALKNDLDQMPDLVFYFDFSINEQCHEFNECNLLRPFIEQGKPIFNAEYNKKYLRDRVESKSLCERALAANIRTLILPKDLDDSFRFSCDGE, translated from the coding sequence ATGCGAGCTAGTGCCAGACGAGCGATCGCAATTTTTTTCTTAGTTACCATCCTATTGGGGTGTAGGATCGATGGAAAACCTATAGATTTTAACGCTATTGCCGATGGTAACTGGTTTCGTCCTGCGATCGAAACTTCTTGGCAATGGCAGCTTGTAGGAACCGTTAATACAAGCTATAACGTTGAAGTATATGACATCGATTTAATTAATGCATCGCCAGAATTAATTGCTAATCTTCACAGCCAAGGAAAAAAGGTAATTTGTTACTTTTCGGCGGGAACCGTTGAAAATTTTCGACCTGATGCCACTCGATTTAAACCAACCGAAATTGGTAAAGCATTAGATGATTATCCTGACGAACGTTGGTTAGATATACGCTCTCCCAATGTTGGTAAGATAATCATATCTAGATTGGATCTTGCCGTACAAAAACATTGCGATGGCGTGGAACCAGATAATGTTGACGGTTATATTAATAATACGGGTTTTCATTTAACTTATGAGGAGCAACTCGCGTTCAATCGTTTTATTGCTAACGAAGCTCATAAACGGAGTTTGTCGGTTGCACTAAAAAACGATTTAGACCAAATGCCAGATTTGGTTTTCTACTTTGACTTCAGCATTAACGAACAATGCCACGAGTTTAATGAATGTAATTTATTGCGACCATTTATCGAGCAAGGAAAACCGATTTTTAACGCCGAATATAACAAAAAATATCTGCGCGATCGCGTTGAAAGTAAGTCTTTATGCGAACGGGCTTTAGCTGCTAATATTCGCACATTGATTTTACCAAAAGATTTAGATGATTCTTTTCGCTTTAGCTGCGATGGAGAATAA